In Metopolophium dirhodum isolate CAU chromosome 9, ASM1992520v1, whole genome shotgun sequence, the genomic window AAAGACTTATCTAAACACcaaatgtacagcagagcgttatccacttacctacccggtttttctctatttttattgtttatttttcgatatttttaataatttattcaaatgcatattttataatcgtaATGGATTTTACATTAACATCTTATATAATACGTTAAAATTTATGATTTCGCGTTCAGTGTCTTGGTTTCCACTAGCAACCGATGAATCATATAATTACAACGCAAAATAAAACTGGTTTtgtaaaaactatgtttttatacaaattCCCGCTTATCtctaaattgttttttggtttttatgattattttgaaaagtactgagAAAAAATCcataagataaaaatgtatttggtgaggaatgtattattatgatgagtGGAGGGAGGAAGTAACGTTTTTCACTATAGTAGAAAATcagtttgaataaaaacaatctataggtagtatactaatatccaatatataattttatattataacctttaGGTACTTTTTAGTATGtggaagtaatttttttatgctttttaAACATTTCGGAGGGTGATGTGTAGGAACACAGGAACCTATATGTTATACAAACTGCCGCTATTTCTACGTTATCTCACTCATCGTAGGTATGATTGGAAAAATACATGAATTCTTTGTTGATCGGTCACCTGtctgttattaattaaatataataatttagctattttaactaatttgtatttttgtgctcaaaatattttattttttcaaatcatttattGAGATTTGAGACTTATGTATTTTGGTTAAAAAATTGGCAAGGGGCCCGGACGGCGCTGCCTGCATAAGTAAAATACTACCATCCTGCGTCACGTTTTGTAAACATATTTACGCATGCTTAAAATAATTGCGCCCACgtacttttaaaattacataactaaCCACAACTGGTTTCCATCGCACTTACAGTGAATtataaacttgtaaaatatttacaatctttattatttaatttagtgtcttattttttattttttttttaaattgataaataaatgtaaatgtaaatgaaaaacTGGATTGAATTATGGAAGCAGGGAACGTCCTATGACACGCTACTTAAGTCACAATACAttgacaattatataatttaaaaatgtccacaactcgtagaaaaatataaatatttataaaaaaacacgtCCTCCAACAGAATACAGAATGTGTTGtcacattttaattatgattataatatgttaatactaTAAAGTAATTctctctaaaattaaaattagtcgTGAATATTGCTGTTTGTAATATGTCCATGTATGCACTTGTCAGACGAAGAAAACAACGAACAACTTTGAGCGagacttacatattattaccattggttatgacttatgatgcaaacaatctaaaaattgattataggtattatattccgtatccggacCATTACATAcctgcattagttattatttttaaatttaataggtattaacattattttaaataacgataaacgcaaaacttgtataacgttttagttctaaataacgataaatgcaaaacttggataaagttttaattctgtataacgGTAAACGCAAAAGTTTAATAACGTTTcagttctaaataacgataaacgcaaaaattgtgtaatgttttaattgtaaataacataaaacggaatttttttcaaatgcaagccctgattaatactaatactaaatTACTAACTGCTAATAAGTGTGCACTTTTATCGATTATTAGTGTTTATACAAtaactgatattatatatcaagCGCACGTCGTCAAACAATATATGGATAGCTATATACAATTTTGGCACATACCTTCTTGCTATGCACAGTGTCTTCGAAAATAATACATTCCGAGCATCGAGGGAATGGAAATGATGTACCTACGTCGTTCTGCCGGAATCGTCTTGTACTTCCAgtgaattgaaaataataaacaattgacGTGAtacttaaatctaaaatattgtactgtaaaaatgaatgtttttgtTATGCTGGTTGCAACTTGCTACTAACTGAATGGTTAGGacttgtacacataatattatgaatattatatccccccccccccgggtATAGCCCGAGTATAATACGAAATATacgatatactatatattagcACAATAGCACACGCATAAGATAGTCAGAATTATGTCAGCGTTACGACGAGAACCTGGTAGAGGAATAGATATAGGTAATAGTTACAGTATCTGGCATAGACCGGATGCAACAAAACGAGCCACCGCCAAGAGCTAGtaagataatataatgtgtataacaCTGTGGGAAATCCTCGGGCTTAGAGGTTTCTGTGAATCGGACTTGGTACTTGGTAACAGGGCTACACGATTAACGAAACCCCCTCATTGATCATAGAACTAGCCAGAAATAGGCACATCTACAACCCTGAGTCACAGATCCGCAAATGCACTATGAGTATAGTCAAATATAGTAATACGTGACGTCTGTTTTCTCCCACCATGATTCCATTTCCAATATTTCCAGCAACGTGCCGATGCGCAGCGACGGTCTCGTTTTTACGTATGGACTCTCGTGGACCTGAGTATAACTAATTATGGAAGGCGGCCACATGGACCGTGGGAAACGGCGGCACAAGTCACCATGGACAGGTAGAGTCGCTCTATATAGGAGAGACCCAAAACGGCCCATCCTCAGACGTGATTCCACACAGTACGTACGAGTACTTCCAGCCAGACCTTTTATCGAATCATACTTTCTTTGACTTAGATTATTTCAATTAACGACGTTTTTCGGGACTTAGAAAATATTCGAGCAATCGTATATTTGCAAACATGCCAGCGATCTTCGTTGATTTAGATAATTTAGAGCagtttgtattacattattgtgACATTATCTTGTCAACTTTTCATAAACGacaacatacaataataattacaatcagtatacgataatattattacaactaccCATCATATCCTATTCTGTCACCGTCTCCTGTAAGCCTGTTGCGTACACACGTGTGTCTTAAAATATTCCACCAAACTAACCAATTGATTTAGGTTAATGGCCATAAGTCCATTAGTAatcaattttgtaataataattaactatcaaACCACACATAGGTACTTTACGCACTTATATTACGAATACAAAGGACTTATTCTGAACTTGTTAATTatacattgaataataaaaatcgcaCGGAGCGACCAGTtttgaataattcattattgaataaattgtaaAGAACGCTACACCTTGCCAATTCTAAGAACATTACCGGGAATTTCGTTTTAACTCCTGCACGATTAATATTAGCATTAAGAAGCAATACGAGAAACGTGTATGCACAACAACAGGCATGTTGACATGGCGCAATTATTAAAgtggtaatttaaaattttttttaaaaattattttttgttatctaTATAGCCgaccatattataaaatattatcattagcaaataattattgtctGGGTCTACATCGTATTCAAATTGACAACTACAGTTTATTTCATACCACGCCGGTGTTATCAGTGGTTTTGGCATACCTGCCCGGTACGGTTTCGCAttagtgaaattattatttttttaccgacAATTTTTGCCACTTTGGAGCATTAATTGGTTTCTCAACCGAAGGACATAAATGTTTGTACTTCAATATCTTAATAACTGTAACTTGGTTTTACCATCAGAAAATTTGAATTAGTTTTATGGAAACCTATATAGTAAAAATCAAATAGGGAGAGTGGCTTGAAGAGGTACAGTAGGCTAGGtaactaatttatttgtttacttgCAGAATATGCGTAATAAGCACACATGCATTTAAAGAACACAACTAGTTGATAAATCATTATGAAaaccattaaatatatttgaattatatagtaACATTGTTAtgggtaaatatatatatatattatatatattatcaaaagtttaattttataacttatttggattaataaataagtattccAACATTTAAGAAATGTACATATGTGTACTTTAACATGTGACAGTATGTAAATACTAAACATTATAGtacacatatttaattattatttaaatattataataaaatataataaaatatgactttTAAAGCTAAAGcgtgttcatatttttaaaactattgtgtgcaatatttatatagttagatagtTAGATAGTTATATCCGCATTGATTTGGATCATTTTGGCCAATTTGATGGTGGAGCGAAATTGTTTCTATCTTTATTTTGACGATCATGTAAGCAGCATTTACcctaaaaataaagaaactcACGATTTCCTCtcaaaatgtatgtacctataatctatatgtttttgattttcttaCCTTTCGTTTCCATTTTCTAAATCTATCTTTTGCACGGTTTACTACTAGCTCATCTTCTTTATTACTTGCTTCAAACTTGTCAACAAAAGTCTCAAACATTGAATGAATTGGGCACCACCATACCTTAcactaaaaataagtaaatatttatttaaacttttatttgagtaaatttagtatacaattattatgttcttaCGGGTTGTGATTTTTCCACCGAAACAGGCGACAGACTCATGCGATTATAAACAGTCAAATTGTCAAATTGGGTAGAGagcaactaaaaatattattacttttatcaataaattattttactaattctttataatttgaaaaaagtatggatcaaatgcagtttagttcccattttatttttttaaattcggttattttataaatttgttttcacaACTTATTTCGATTTCCACTACTTGACCGAAAAATAGTCTCTAGAATgttacagataataataaaataggttcaAACTATTCAGTATAAAGCAATCAAAGTAGTTAATATCAAACCAAGatctgaaaaattaaatttaaaaatttagtctatctaacaaattataattgcaCTATTGTACTCAGCGCCAAACCCATATATTTATGggactgaaaaaataaaactgcaaAACTTTGTTGGGAACTAAACTTCATAACCTAACCAtacatgtgtaataataaattcattcaaTTTTGACTGACAAACTTCTTTTGCATATTCCTCATTTCTAAAAACAAGAacatgattaatgattatcataaattaattttaaaatatacatttaaagttttttttttacgttatctattatgaaatatgatgttattatatgaaaatatttaaacaaaatatcaaaatatcaaataattaaattattatttttttttttaaagaggcTGATTTACTTGTTCTGGATTTTGAGTTTGGTCTTCATGTGCCTCGTTTTGATCATGGTttgtctaaataaataatattataatattaaaaataaaaatatagattaacTTACTTGTTCTTGATTTTGAGTTTGGTCTTCATGTGCCTCGTTTTGATCacgatttttctaaataaataatattacattattataatattaaaaatgaaaatatagatCACTTTACTTGTTCTTGATTTTGAGTTTGGTCTTCATGTGCCTCGTTTTGATCATGGTttgtctaaataaataatattataatattaaaaataaaaatatagattaacTTACTTGTTCTTGATTTTGAGTTTGGTCTTCATGTGCCTCGTTTTGATCacgatttttctaaataaataatattacattattataatattaaaaatgaaaatatagatCACTTTACTTGTTCTTGATTTTGAGTTTGGTCTTCATGTGCCTCGTTTTGATCAcgaattttctaaataaataatattataatattactaatagcCCCATTATCAGACACAAGTTCatgatttttctaaatatattaaaaatatgtaatttaaatttgtatacagtTAACTGGGTACTAATTGTGGAATACGTTGTTTTTGTTGTAtgctttataaaaatgttttaaaaactttaatttttcaattatatattatttttaaaatagggttacttttttttttagacgtTGATTTGCAATGGTGAGGTTATCGTTAAGATCACAATTTTtctaaatagataaaaaaaaatatgtaagtgaAGTTTTTATACTTTCATGTCCTaactatgaaatattatactgtgtagagtaattattgtttatgtaaaaACGTCAAAATGAtttcaaattatcaaattataatattataatattaaaaatgaaaatatagacTAACTTACTTTTTCTAGATTTTGAATTTCTTTTTCGTGTGCCTCCTTTTGATTacgatttttctaaataaattaaaaatgtataagtacttAGTTGATGTTTTTATACAGTTTCgtatatgttaaaaattatgatattattgtggtaTAACTTatgcaaaatatcaaaatactattaaaatcttaaggtattcaattttttaactttCTTTAAATAAGGTTAATTTAGGTACTTGTTTTAGTTCTTCAATTTCATCCTTAAGTTTTTGAATCTCTTTAGAAGACATCTTGGCGTCAATTTAGctatatttaatcaatacaaTCGAACACGGCAATACCTTGAAAAACGAATACAAATTAGCTATTAAATTATTCTCAATTCACAGCGGGCATTACGGGTGAGTATATCACATTAatgtttgttgtatttttaaaacgagTCATAAgcgtgtaaaatatttacaactttATGGTTCAAAAATGCACATAactcgtttcaaattaaaatatcaaaaataattactattaacaaaaatgtaatattataagtaaagaaATTAAACGTGAACTGCTGCTTTTAAATATTGTCCTATTTATGCACTTTTAAGACGGTGAAAACAATGAACAAATTTGGTTGTTGCATAACAGTGGCACAattaataagattattatttactgacattaattgtaaaatatatactatataaaaacaaaacagtgtaattaatataatattatggtattgatAATCAATGGCATTTAATAGTACCCTATTAATTGATAGCATAAGTCACAGACTCACTCACCAGTTACAAGAAATCCGTCGACTGAAGATTATTATTCGGAATGGTCGAATGTCACAATCGAAAAAATTGTCGTAATGGCCACTTATTCGATACTCTGCTggtagtacatttttaagaGGTGGATGGTTACGTGGTCACCATCGTGCAGTCCAGTCATATAGAAAactgttgaatataatttaaaattgtataaaaagtagtatcatatcattacaataatattaacattgttgTTTCTCtgaaatttgttaaataacGCGATATTATTATGGTCATATTACTTATGTGTACTTACGTCATgcgttgataaaatattacatattaccaGGGCTTAAAACTGGTAACTGGTTTGTAACGAAAACCGGTAACCGCTTTTAGTTTTGGAATGCTGGAAGCGGTTATTGGTTATCGGTAATCAAGGTAAATATCTAAGTATTAACATCAAAGCGGTTACCTCGTATTTTCAATCCCGGTTTTATAACCAAAACCTATTCCcgaccaaaaaaaattaacggtCTTTTCGTGTACTTTAATACTTGAATTATGTCATGAATCATGATTACATTatagttgaatttaattttccagctatttttaaattttttttccccaATTAATTGCCGTCGAGTATACTTATCTGTTGTGaatatcacatatatatatataggtataagtgtttaactatctatatatataaaaataagtgtacattttgaataaatcttaTAGCTCAAGATCCAccgaaccgatttcgataaaaatttcagggcatattaagattgatatgtagatggtttctgtgaagtttgtacgctgtgcgatatgtggttccggagttatggctatcattttatatattagtatagataaaaatgaatgtttgtgtgtagattagacctctggggaaaagataggctaattataaaaagtgttaaatttgtttttttttttattcattggatttcagtacggttgcgttaggcttttgcattaattgattatataaatcctCCGtatgtggaattaagtaaaaacgacaaacttagtactacaattttgatactttagagttaa contains:
- the LOC132952644 gene encoding transcription factor SPT20 homolog isoform X3, which translates into the protein MSSKEIQKLKDEIEELKQKNRNQKEAHEKEIQNLEKKNCDLNDNLTIANQRLKKKKIRDQNEAHEDQTQNQEQKNRDQNEAHEDQTQNQEQKNRDQNEAHEDQTQNQEQTNHDQNEAHEDQTQNPEQLLSTQFDNLTVYNRMSLSPVSVEKSQPCKVWWCPIHSMFETFVDKFEASNKEDELVVNRAKDRFRKWKRKGKCCLHDRQNKDRNNFAPPSNWPK
- the LOC132952644 gene encoding putative uncharacterized protein DDB_G0288537 isoform X5, with the translated sequence MSSKEIQKLKDEIEELKQKNRNQKEAHEKEIQNLEKKIRDQNEAHEDQTQNQEQKNRDQNEAHEDQTQNQEQTNHDQNEAHEDQTQNQEQKNRDQNEAHEDQTQNQEQTNHDQNEAHEDQTQNPEQLLSTQFDNLTVYNRMSLSPVSVEKSQPCKVWWCPIHSMFETFVDKFEASNKEDELVVNRAKDRFRKWKRKGKCCLHDRQNKDRNNFAPPSNWPK
- the LOC132952644 gene encoding transcription factor SPT20 homolog isoform X4, which gives rise to MSSKEIQKLKDEIEELKQKNRNQKEAHEKEIQNLEKKNCDLNDNLTIANQRLKKKKIRDQNEAHEDQTQNQEQKNRDQNEAHEDQTQNQEQTNHDQNEAHEDQTQNQEQKNRDQNEAHEDQTQNQEQLLSTQFDNLTVYNRMSLSPVSVEKSQPCKVWWCPIHSMFETFVDKFEASNKEDELVVNRAKDRFRKWKRKGKCCLHDRQNKDRNNFAPPSNWPK
- the LOC132952644 gene encoding putative uncharacterized protein DDB_G0288537 isoform X2 gives rise to the protein MSSKEIQKLKDEIEELKQKNRNQKEAHEKEIQNLEKKNCDLNDNLTIANQRLKKKKIRDQNEAHEDQTQNQEQTNHDQNEAHEDQTQNQEQKNRDQNEAHEDQTQNQEQTNHDQNEAHEDQTQNPEQLLSTQFDNLTVYNRMSLSPVSVEKSQPCKVWWCPIHSMFETFVDKFEASNKEDELVVNRAKDRFRKWKRKGKCCLHDRQNKDRNNFAPPSNWPK
- the LOC132952644 gene encoding putative uncharacterized protein DDB_G0288537 isoform X10, with translation MSSKEIQKLKDEIEELKQKNRNQKEAHEKEIQNLEKKIRDQNEAHEDQTQNQEQTNHDQNEAHEDQTQNQEQKNRDQNEAHEDQTQNQEQTNHDQNEAHEDQTQNPEQLLSTQFDNLTVYNRMSLSPVSVEKSQPCKVWWCPIHSMFETFVDKFEASNKEDELVVNRAKDRFRKWKRKGKCCLHDRQNKDRNNFAPPSNWPK
- the LOC132952644 gene encoding putative uncharacterized protein DDB_G0288537 isoform X11, translating into MSSKEIQKLKDEIEELKQKNRNQKEAHEKEIQNLEKKIRDQNEAHEDQTQNQEQKNRDQNEAHEDQTQNQEQKNRDQNEAHEDQTQNQEQTNHDQNEAHEDQTQNPEQLLSTQFDNLTVYNRMSLSPVSVEKSQPCKVWWCPIHSMFETFVDKFEASNKEDELVVNRAKDRFRKWKRKGKCCLHDRQNKDRNNFAPPSNWPK
- the LOC132952644 gene encoding putative uncharacterized protein DDB_G0288537 isoform X9: MSSKEIQKLKDEIEELKQKNRNQKEAHEKEIQNLEKKNCDLNDNLTIANQRLKKKKIRDQNEAHEDQTQNQEQKNRDQNEAHEDQTQNQEQKNRDQNEAHEDQTQNQEQLLSTQFDNLTVYNRMSLSPVSVEKSQPCKVWWCPIHSMFETFVDKFEASNKEDELVVNRAKDRFRKWKRKGKCCLHDRQNKDRNNFAPPSNWPK
- the LOC132952644 gene encoding transcription factor SPT20 homolog isoform X1 gives rise to the protein MSSKEIQKLKDEIEELKQKNRNQKEAHEKEIQNLEKKNCDLNDNLTIANQRLKKKKIRDQNEAHEDQTQNQEQKNRDQNEAHEDQTQNQEQTNHDQNEAHEDQTQNQEQKNRDQNEAHEDQTQNQEQTNHDQNEAHEDQTQNPEQLLSTQFDNLTVYNRMSLSPVSVEKSQPCKVWWCPIHSMFETFVDKFEASNKEDELVVNRAKDRFRKWKRKGKCCLHDRQNKDRNNFAPPSNWPK
- the LOC132952644 gene encoding transcription factor SPT20 homolog isoform X8; amino-acid sequence: MSSKEIQKLKDEIEELKQKNRNQKEAHEKEIQNLEKKNCDLNDNLTIANQRLKKKKIRDQNEAHEDQTQNQEQTNHDQNEAHEDQTQNQEQKNRDQNEAHEDQTQNQEQLLSTQFDNLTVYNRMSLSPVSVEKSQPCKVWWCPIHSMFETFVDKFEASNKEDELVVNRAKDRFRKWKRKGKCCLHDRQNKDRNNFAPPSNWPK
- the LOC132952644 gene encoding uncharacterized protein LOC132952644 isoform X7 codes for the protein MSSKEIQKLKDEIEELKQKNRNQKEAHEKEIQNLEKKNCDLNDNLTIANQRLKKKKIRDQNEAHEDQTQNQEQKNRDQNEAHEDQTQNQEQTNHDQNEAHEDQTQNPEQLLSTQFDNLTVYNRMSLSPVSVEKSQPCKVWWCPIHSMFETFVDKFEASNKEDELVVNRAKDRFRKWKRKGKCCLHDRQNKDRNNFAPPSNWPK